The nucleotide sequence tttaggtgttactttgcggaggcctatcatatcaatgaactaggtAACTCTACCGTTTTACCTTGCTCCTCCGCTGCCACAAGTTAGCAAAAAGGAGGAAGGTAGAAAGGTATTGTAgaacattttacaagctttaattagtttcacctgtcccattgcctgtctgtaatcaaatcttgcaaattgaattcgaccaacttccagtagttggattgacttgaaatttggtatacgtttatgtaaattgcgtgacaatacaagaaTCTGGTAGTCActtcctggtagtccggcctggatcgtctccgcaggacggaactcttcaacggttaatggcaacgacttgaaatttggcatgcaaatgtagttaaggtggcaatgcaagtacagtcaacaaaaagtacagtcggcagaaacagcttgtattaaatatgaaatttttaccaCAAAGTTATTGTAACAGATTTTACTTGTGAACTTCTTGTAATATTCTATGCGACACTTCGCGAATAGTCAGTTGCTCAGTGCAggtttaaataagtaaattcattaattaatattctATAATTATTTCTACAAACAAGCAAGTTATATTAATTGAACCGCAAACATGTTATTATAATCCCATCAATATGAATACTTGAAAATGTAATTTCTCGTTTGACGTTCGAAACGTGACAATTTGTTTAGATAAATGGTttaaatactcgtaggtatagtACTTATCCCTCAAGTACCTATCTCTTATCTTACGTTGCAAAGCATTCGCAGGAAtacttacaactttttttataactgGTATAAACATAGtaataaattaggtaggtacctatgtaaattccttttccttactaatattataaatgttaactgagttagatgaaatttggtatgcagatagtttgatatcctgggaaggacataataggatagtttttatctcggaaaaatgcatagttaccgcgagatagcgatagcgaattcttcgcagacgcaGAAGTTGTGAGATTGGTTCTGAGGGAACTCATTTCTtttagattaataataataggtaagtgAACTAAAAaggaatttttcgaaattcccacaaTATAGGGAATAGAAGGGATATAAATTTTCGTTTTAAGCGACTAAATCTCCGTAACTGTAAGGCTATATTTCGGCAACTATTTATTGTATCAACAGAGCTTGttttgttacaagcttttatttaggttGCCCTGTTAGTACATATGTTACTATAGGTGAAATCTTGGAAGCAGAATTTGATTTGCCTGAATTAAAACAACCTATGAGAGGGAACTCCACAACAGTTtacggcatcgacttgaaatttggtacggaaatgtagtttagatgacaatgcaagtacaattagcaaaaaaaaaactcgtaaaatgaaatttttaacaaaaacttatttacagaTATTTCGCCACGGCGATCGCACTCCAGACCAAGAAGAGCTAGAACTGTATGCATCGGACTATAAAGACAGAAACGTATTCTATCCTTATGGCATGAAGTCTCTGACCAATGTGAGTAAATAAATCGATTGTAATGCAAGCTGAATGATGTGAAGAAACACCTTTTTGCAGAATAGAACATTTTATACAAGCTATTTCAAAAGAACGCCAGGTTATACGTAGATATTTACAAGTGTTCGTCCGTCGTACTTATACTTCTCGTACGAATTTTGCCCTGCGACGGACTGTATAATACAAATTACCATATTAAAATTGACTGAATGTAATAGATGCAAGTGTAAacttaaataagtacttaatatgttCACTTTCTTATAATATTGACgaataattcaattaaatatgGGCCTCGCTTGAAGTGATAAAACGTAATTAGTAAACTTCACAACAATTGGAGCATATCGTAATAATTTAAGATATACATTACGATTAAAGAGCTGAACTGTAATCAACTAACTTCTTCTGTTGTTTTGCATGGTTCTACAGATAGGCAAGCAGAGATCGTATCGTATTGGGCAGTACATTAGAAGACGTTACGACGGTTTTCTTTCGAAACTTTATCTACCTGATGAGATAAAAATCCGTACCACGGATTACGACCGTACAAAAATGACTGCATTGGCGGCGCTTGCGGCGATTTATCCGCCGCCGCCTGCACAGAGATGGAACCCCAATTTGGATTGGCAACCTGTGCCTTATGATACGTTGCCATACGCCGTAGATGACGTGAGTAAAATAAGATTAAACCGgcagtttcttttttttttttgcgcagCGATCAGCGATCCCTTCCTATCAACCTTTACTAGATTTCATAAAATTGGTGCTATTTACAGCTGATTAGagcaataaaaatacttacataaaactaaTCATGcttacatatcgtcactactttgaaaaaatctcgtatctcaaataaatacgtcaacaaatttgacccttaaaacaatgctcattaagttcactcggaaagatcatcaATTTTGgaataccagcttttttcaaatTAGTGACGATATAATACACATTTACAGCaaatataaatagatagatacgtaGCAACATGTTAATAACTAACACTAACAAGTTGACAGATAGTTAAGTAAGTAACATTTAATATTGACATTCGtttaataactgttttttttattttcagcttCTTTACTGGTACAACTGTCCACGATACCTGTGGCTACGAGACAGACATTACGAATTGCCTGAAGTAGTAAACATTCTGCGACCTTAtcaaaacctttttaattatttgagcGAGAAGACTGGATCAAACATAACTACACCAGAAGCAGTATTTTATTTGGACAGTCTTTTCCAAACACTGGTTAATACCTATTGATTGCTACATTTCGTATGTTACTCTATTCACACTTCAGTTGTAATTGAAGTGTTCGTGTTTCAGGAAAACGTGAATATATGGCCCCCAAAGTGGGCAACGGATGTGATGCCACAAATTAAGGAGATGACAAAGATTGAATATGCGGTAGAGACGTACAGCTCAGAATTGTTACGTCTTGCAGCaggtaaattaaatacataggCAGTACTGCTCAGAATAAACTTCTTAAGTATTTGTCATTTCATTAATTGTTCATTGTATTGTAGGTGTGTTGATGACGGATATCGTAAACGCGACGAATAGAGCCGTAGCCGGGTACTTAGATCAGCCGAAAATGCGGTTATACTCAGCTCACGAGAACAACGTGGCTGCAGTGATGGCCGCCGTAAGAGCCTTCCAGGCTCACCAGCCGAACTATGGAGCGACATTCTCGTTAGAATTAAGGAAGCATCGGACAACCGGCCGCCATGGAATAGCGGTACGTTTTcataatgattatgattaatgaTAATTGGATTTGTTTTCAAACGTTTTTTATAGCTGTTATATAGTTGGTAAGTACATGTAAGTGATGTACAAAATTTTAGTTTTCAATAGTTTAGCTAGTCTCATgtgtaattttaaaatgatttttgcAACTCGTCTTACCTGCTATGACTACGACTTTCTTGCTACGCTACATATATGATTGAGTAAATGCTACTACGAGGGCGAATCAAAAAGTTCTTAGAACTGGCTGTTTACATAAACTTTTAAACATTCTTGGACATTCAGCAAACTGTAGGCACTGATGCTTTACCCTATTTCACTGTTGCTTACTGGGTTGCTGAGTTTTACCAAAAGGTAAAACCATTACTGGTGCTTAATACACCGAATTGATCCCAAAAGTCCGGCAAGCAATTAAAGAAAAACGTCGACGAAAATTGCGTGCTGGAGTGCTTTCCATCATGATAACGCTCCAGCTCATCGGTCACAGATGGCCCTCACTGCAATCCGCCTAGCTGGTTTTGAGCTCTTTTATCATCCGCCCTACTCGCCAGACTTAGCTCCGAGTGATTttgattttcatttgtttttgatCCTATTCTAAGAACTTTTTGATTCGCCttcgtaatattataaatgtgaaagtttgtgagtgagtgagtatgtttgttacctacttcTTCACGCATCTTGAACTATTAACCGCTTAGAGTCAATATAACAAATTCATGAATTCCTATCCTacaatattgtgtacaataaatactatctaacatccaagactaaaactatttataaactaaactatgttacaaaataaaaacgtcatccaaattttctgccccaggcattgaccccaagacactggcagcattacctctctgaactattattcctaatctttgcgagaggtaagtgcctgccctggggtcacctgaggccaaaaccagacgagtagataagtccttgatatttttttttgtgtcttccGACCATGGACCTATTGTCTCgaaagcaagcgccgcaaactcatgatAGTTTGTTAAAGCTGAGCATTTGCGGCGCTTGTTTATCTGAGCCTGTTCAGCAGCCGCCCCAGCTCTGACACACGTCGCGTCCCACACCAAAGTTCGTCCCAAAGTCCAAGGCACTAAGGTGGCACCATCCGGCCTTTTTCCGTCCTCCCTCAACAAACCGCACGGCTCTAGAGTTGCTGGAATTGATGCGGTAGTGAGGGCCCGACGGATGAGGTCATTTAGTGCACCATGTCGATATAAGCGGCCAGCACTTCTTACACATGACAAACCGTGGCAGCCTAGATGATACACTTCCTTACCACACTGGCATCGGTGGGGCCCACAAACTCTGGCCCCCAAGCGCAAGTAGACAGCTCTGCGCAAATGCGCTGGATCTAGCATAGTGTCCAAGTTTGTAGAcggtaacgtcaatgaaaacaacgatttaattttcgggagttcccacgggaatttttacaAATTCCGGCAATTCAGCTGCTgaacctaatgatttacgtgtgcgaaccCGCGAGTAAACACTAGTGGGACCATAAATTGAAACCAATTTACAATTACACGCACCCAAAGAAAACCAGCTGTAACTAGATTCGATATGTGAAATCAAATTTTAAACGCGAGTTTCGTTGCGCGCGTCGCGTCTGTTCCGTAACTAACATTTCTACCTAGATATAGGCtacaagtaatattttcatttcgggaagcttcgcagtgtcttttcatccaaattaccgcagtgatgacatacggatctgagacgtgggcgctaacgatgggcctcatgaggaagctcaaagtcactcaaagggctatggagagggctatgctcggggtttctctgcgggatagaatcagaaaagatgatatccgcagtagaactaaggttaccgacatagcccgaagaattgcgaaactgaagtggcaatgggcggggcacattgctcgcaggactgatggcctaTGGGGTCAAATGGTTCTCGAATgtcgtccgcggaccgggaggcgagctgtcggtaggcctccaacaagatagagcgacgacctggttaagatcgcgggatcgcggtggatgcgaaaagcacaagacc is from Choristoneura fumiferana chromosome 3, NRCan_CFum_1, whole genome shotgun sequence and encodes:
- the LOC141426485 gene encoding venom acid phosphatase Acph-1-like translates to MYVAVIALMVACVCGQDVTQELMEPVDDLADTDLVLAFVIFRHGDRTPDQEELELYASDYKDRNVFYPYGMKSLTNIGKQRSYRIGQYIRRRYDGFLSKLYLPDEIKIRTTDYDRTKMTALAALAAIYPPPPAQRWNPNLDWQPVPYDTLPYAVDDLLYWYNCPRYLWLRDRHYELPEVVNILRPYQNLFNYLSEKTGSNITTPEAVFYLDSLFQTLENVNIWPPKWATDVMPQIKEMTKIEYAVETYSSELLRLAAGVLMTDIVNATNRAVAGYLDQPKMRLYSAHENNVAAVMAAVRAFQAHQPNYGATFSLELRKHRTTGRHGIAAVYSQNTGQPEEIVPIQGCGGGQLCDYDTFLKLVQDIMWSPEDFRMACPSK